In Bifidobacterium actinocoloniiforme DSM 22766, a genomic segment contains:
- a CDS encoding inositol monophosphatase family protein has protein sequence MELRELTMRTARIAIEAGRHALQDQINPHDLRNPVGADGGSRFASEIDERLIRYCRSKIVASDPCDGFWEEEGSDRKPGGRYWCLGHIDGSINYVRNMAEWTITVSLFEVGEDGLAKPILGVVHAPVLGLTYLAAQGQGAIRVRRTAVGDKREKIMPSTKRELKGSVVSFGMSYFPKESERALKTVAQMAGRPADIKRVGPTSLDLCRVADGSYDAYFEPMLHSWDIPAVSAGAVVVWQAQGRLSQWNGQPVSWEHNNDVVASNGLIDRELSRYLR, from the coding sequence ATGGAATTGCGTGAGTTGACCATGCGGACCGCGCGCATAGCGATCGAAGCGGGCCGGCATGCCCTCCAAGACCAGATCAACCCCCACGATCTGCGCAATCCTGTGGGCGCCGACGGCGGCTCCCGCTTCGCCTCGGAGATCGACGAACGGCTCATCCGCTATTGCCGCTCCAAAATCGTCGCCTCGGACCCCTGCGACGGCTTCTGGGAGGAGGAAGGCAGCGACCGCAAGCCTGGTGGCCGTTACTGGTGCTTGGGCCATATCGATGGCTCAATCAACTACGTGCGCAACATGGCTGAGTGGACGATCACGGTCTCCCTGTTCGAGGTCGGCGAGGACGGGCTGGCCAAGCCGATTCTGGGCGTGGTCCACGCTCCGGTCCTGGGCTTGACCTATCTGGCGGCGCAGGGCCAGGGGGCCATCCGCGTGCGGAGGACCGCCGTCGGTGACAAGCGCGAGAAGATCATGCCTTCCACGAAGCGTGAGCTTAAAGGCTCGGTCGTCAGCTTCGGCATGTCATATTTTCCCAAGGAGTCCGAGCGCGCCCTGAAAACGGTCGCGCAGATGGCGGGCCGCCCCGCCGACATCAAGCGCGTGGGCCCCACCTCCCTGGACCTGTGCCGGGTGGCCGACGGCTCCTACGACGCTTACTTCGAGCCCATGCTCCACTCTTGGGACATCCCGGCGGTCTCGGCAGGTGCGGTCGTCGTCTGGCAGGCCCAGGGCAGGCTCAGCCAGTGGAACGGTCAGCCGGTCTCCTGGGAGCACAACAACGATGTGGTCGCCTCCAACGGGCTGATTGACCGCGAGCTCTCGCGCTACCTGCGCTGA
- the rpoZ gene encoding DNA-directed RNA polymerase subunit omega encodes MASFGTEPQPQGFANPSIDELMEHTDSQYALSIFAAKRARQINSYFTQLNEGLLQNVGPLVEYQNQEKPLSIAFREINEGLLEETLGEDDLTEGN; translated from the coding sequence ATGGCATCTTTTGGCACTGAGCCGCAGCCCCAGGGTTTCGCTAACCCCTCTATCGACGAGCTGATGGAGCACACCGACTCCCAGTACGCGCTCTCGATTTTCGCCGCCAAGCGCGCCCGGCAGATCAACTCCTACTTCACCCAGCTCAACGAGGGCCTCCTGCAGAACGTGGGTCCCTTGGTCGAGTACCAGAACCAAGAGAAGCCTTTGTCCATCGCCTTCCGCGAGATCAACGAAGGGCTCCTGGAGGAGACCCTGGGCGAGGATGACCTGACCGAAGGCAACTAA
- the metK gene encoding methionine adenosyltransferase, whose amino-acid sequence MAERRLITAESVTEGHPDKVCDQVSDAILDDLLAQDPHSHVAVETSAATGLFFVFGEVSSAGYTDIQQQVRSVLRRIGYTSSRIGLDADSCGVTVSISEQSPEINQGVARLQGAEESVATREERYEVQGAGDQGVMFGYACDETDVLMPLPIYLAQRMAYRLAQVRKENIVPGLRPDGKTQVTIEYDENDRPVSVETVLISTQHDPDVKRDWLEEQLRREVIQPVLDEVCGRTVEHGSYRLLVNPTGSFVLGGPAADAGLTGRKIIVDTYGGAAHHGGGAFSGKDPTKVDRSAAYASRWVAKNIVAAGLAHKVEVQVAYAIGVADPVSVNVETYGTEQGVTREQIQQAVRKVFDLRPAAIIDELDLLRPIYSKTAAYGHFGRTDPDFTWERTDKVDELKAAVAELA is encoded by the coding sequence ATGGCAGAACGACGGTTGATTACAGCTGAATCGGTGACCGAAGGCCACCCGGACAAGGTCTGCGACCAGGTTTCGGACGCGATTCTGGATGACCTGCTCGCCCAAGACCCGCATTCGCACGTGGCGGTCGAGACCTCCGCAGCGACCGGTCTTTTCTTCGTGTTTGGTGAGGTCAGCTCGGCCGGCTACACGGACATCCAGCAGCAGGTCCGTTCGGTTCTGCGCAGGATCGGATACACCAGCTCCCGGATCGGCCTGGATGCCGACTCCTGCGGTGTCACCGTCTCGATCAGCGAGCAGAGCCCCGAGATCAACCAGGGCGTGGCCCGCCTCCAGGGCGCTGAGGAGAGCGTCGCCACCCGCGAGGAGCGCTACGAGGTGCAAGGCGCCGGAGATCAGGGCGTCATGTTCGGTTACGCCTGCGACGAGACCGACGTGCTGATGCCCCTGCCTATCTACCTGGCCCAGCGCATGGCATACCGGCTGGCCCAGGTGCGCAAGGAGAACATCGTCCCCGGTCTGCGCCCTGACGGCAAGACCCAGGTGACGATTGAATACGACGAGAACGACCGGCCCGTGAGCGTGGAGACCGTGCTGATCTCCACCCAGCACGACCCGGACGTCAAGCGCGACTGGCTGGAAGAGCAACTGCGGCGCGAGGTCATTCAGCCGGTCCTGGATGAAGTATGCGGACGGACGGTGGAGCACGGCAGCTACAGGCTCCTGGTCAACCCGACCGGTTCGTTCGTCCTCGGAGGCCCAGCGGCTGACGCTGGTTTGACGGGGCGCAAGATCATCGTCGACACCTACGGTGGCGCGGCCCACCATGGCGGCGGCGCCTTCTCCGGCAAGGATCCGACGAAGGTGGACCGCTCCGCGGCCTACGCCTCCCGCTGGGTGGCCAAGAACATCGTGGCCGCAGGCCTGGCCCACAAGGTCGAGGTGCAGGTGGCGTACGCGATTGGCGTGGCTGACCCGGTTTCGGTCAATGTGGAGACCTACGGCACCGAGCAGGGCGTCACGCGCGAGCAGATTCAGCAAGCGGTGCGTAAGGTCTTCGACCTGCGCCCGGCGGCCATCATCGACGAGCTGGACCTCTTGAGGCCCATCTACTCCAAGACCGCCGCATACGGACATTTCGGCCGCACCGACCCGGACTTCACTTGGGAGCGTACCGACAAGGTGGACGAGCTGAAAGCAGCGGTGGCCGAGCTCGCCTGA
- a CDS encoding HU family DNA-binding protein, producing MAYNKSDLVSKIAQKSNLTKAQAEAAVNAFQDVFVEAMKSGEGLKLTGLFSAERVKRAARTGRNPRTGETIKIPASYGVRISAGSLLKKAVSNK from the coding sequence ATGGCATACAACAAGTCTGATCTGGTCTCCAAGATCGCGCAGAAGTCGAACCTGACCAAGGCTCAGGCGGAGGCCGCCGTCAACGCCTTCCAGGACGTCTTCGTCGAGGCCATGAAGTCCGGCGAGGGCTTGAAGCTCACCGGTCTCTTCTCCGCTGAGCGCGTCAAGCGCGCCGCCCGCACGGGTCGCAACCCGCGCACCGGCGAGACCATCAAGATCCCCGCCTCCTATGGCGTGCGCATCTCGGCCGGCTCCCTGCTGAAGAAGGCTGTGTCCAACAAGTAA
- the fmt gene encoding methionyl-tRNA formyltransferase: MSEPLSILFAGTPQVAVPALRLLAGDPEHFHMAAVLTRPDAPQGRGRRLAPSPVKQAAQELGIPVLESNPRDPSFPEEVKATGATCGAVVAYGRILRQPVLDALDYGWYNLHFSLLPLWRGAAPVQRALWAGDRVTGATVFRLTKGMDEGPILAQSTLEIGPRETSGELLGRLSEDGAQLLAASLQAVSEGRAQPQPQPQGAYETADKISGEDAHIRFDKPAFAVDRQIRACTPEPGAWCLLHEGEGDQGLTLHVLQARPAQADQRAPEGLGPGRLALGKRAVWVGTKSEPLELLQVKAAGKKAMKAADWARGARLSGQAFCD; encoded by the coding sequence ATGAGTGAACCCTTGAGCATCCTATTCGCAGGCACGCCGCAGGTGGCGGTGCCGGCCCTACGGCTTCTGGCCGGGGACCCCGAGCACTTCCATATGGCTGCTGTCCTGACCCGGCCTGATGCGCCCCAAGGTCGAGGCAGGAGGTTGGCGCCTAGCCCCGTCAAGCAGGCGGCCCAAGAGCTGGGGATTCCCGTGCTGGAGTCCAACCCGCGTGACCCTTCATTCCCCGAAGAGGTCAAAGCGACCGGTGCCACTTGCGGCGCGGTCGTGGCTTACGGGCGGATTCTGCGGCAGCCGGTCTTGGACGCCCTGGACTATGGCTGGTACAACCTGCACTTCTCCCTCCTGCCCTTGTGGCGGGGGGCCGCGCCGGTCCAGCGGGCGCTCTGGGCCGGTGACCGGGTGACCGGAGCGACGGTCTTCCGCCTGACGAAAGGTATGGACGAGGGGCCGATCCTGGCTCAGTCGACACTGGAGATTGGCCCCAGGGAGACTTCCGGGGAACTCCTGGGGCGGCTTTCCGAAGATGGGGCCCAGCTCCTGGCCGCCAGCCTCCAGGCGGTCAGCGAGGGCCGCGCGCAGCCCCAGCCACAGCCCCAGGGAGCCTACGAGACGGCTGACAAGATCAGTGGCGAGGACGCGCATATCCGTTTCGACAAGCCCGCTTTCGCCGTGGACCGGCAGATTCGTGCCTGCACGCCCGAGCCCGGCGCCTGGTGCCTCCTGCACGAGGGGGAGGGCGACCAAGGTCTGACCCTGCACGTGCTGCAAGCCCGCCCGGCCCAAGCCGACCAGCGGGCGCCCGAAGGTCTCGGGCCCGGCCGGTTGGCGCTGGGTAAGAGGGCCGTCTGGGTGGGCACCAAGAGCGAACCCTTGGAGCTGCTACAAGTCAAGGCTGCGGGAAAGAAGGCCATGAAGGCGGCGGACTGGGCCCGTGGCGCCCGGCTGAGCGGTCAGGCTTTCTGCGACTGA
- a CDS encoding primosomal protein N', with amino-acid sequence MSQPQAEQLALDGLAPPRRRPSRKRVPHAAAGLPIARVVLDVQAPHLGRTFDYLVDERDDEAAKPGVLVRVRFGRQLVNGVIWARSQHSDAPTEALKFIERVVAKQVVVSASMRRDIAAIAKAYGGTRANILRLALPPRVARIEQEQEALALAAGDGKPARTQRPGDGLETLGRRLQEAYPGLTGLDDALGFPGFASFVLDALPGLGGRERVMAWALGTALGAGRQAVAVLPDARHMASLSQALQSLGLKPFSPDPDGQGGWSGDFALMGSSMPPAERYRSYLALATGQVPCIIGLRAAMYAPVEGPALFMILDDAAYQSADGMTPYANARGVLRLRAKAHRGVFLSLGHARSARSQWECSPEAWEAASGVTGPIQAIEPERRAVDARMPWVRWLNRQELARLADPAIGARVPHTAVAVLVKALELGPVLLSIPQDGVTQSLSCASCHLQARCPRCAGPLSAAGRGRAPRCSWCGEAAVNWHCKTCGCEQLRTVRVGAAGTAAELRLLLRGVPIVISTPNQPRGIVESIDQRPRLVISTPGAEPVITAPGSIPGSVGYQAVAILDAWTSLYALGIDARLDTLTAWMRVVALCKPRAEGGQALILGESDPALAQALITWRPDLLAAAELDDRSQAGLPPKVATATVWGGRDPVMFALDAIGALAGGDLPPILVGKEEVPGLMGPVPIPAESKLTDRALDGVGDRVRALVRVLPERRDELAERLRTAVSAFAASRGRGELRFRMDPKDLT; translated from the coding sequence TTGAGCCAACCTCAAGCCGAGCAGCTGGCGCTTGACGGGCTGGCGCCTCCGCGCCGCCGTCCTTCGCGCAAGAGGGTGCCGCACGCGGCCGCAGGGCTTCCTATCGCCCGGGTGGTCCTGGACGTGCAGGCACCCCACTTGGGGCGGACCTTCGACTACCTGGTGGATGAGCGGGACGACGAGGCCGCCAAGCCTGGTGTCTTGGTCCGCGTTCGCTTCGGCAGGCAGCTGGTGAACGGTGTCATCTGGGCCCGCTCCCAACACAGCGACGCCCCTACCGAGGCGCTCAAATTCATCGAGCGGGTGGTGGCCAAGCAGGTGGTGGTCTCCGCCTCCATGCGCCGGGACATCGCTGCCATCGCCAAGGCTTACGGGGGAACAAGAGCTAACATCCTGCGTCTGGCGCTGCCGCCCAGGGTAGCCCGAATCGAGCAGGAGCAAGAGGCCCTCGCCCTTGCGGCGGGCGACGGGAAGCCCGCGCGGACCCAGCGCCCTGGGGATGGCCTGGAGACCCTCGGCAGACGCTTGCAGGAGGCTTACCCGGGGCTGACGGGTTTGGACGATGCGCTGGGCTTCCCTGGTTTCGCGTCATTCGTCTTAGACGCCCTGCCTGGCCTCGGAGGCCGGGAGCGAGTGATGGCTTGGGCGTTGGGCACGGCTCTGGGAGCGGGCAGGCAGGCAGTGGCCGTCTTACCTGATGCCCGGCACATGGCAAGCCTCTCTCAAGCCTTGCAATCATTGGGCTTGAAGCCATTCTCCCCAGACCCGGACGGCCAGGGGGGCTGGTCGGGAGACTTCGCCCTGATGGGCTCGTCCATGCCTCCGGCGGAGCGTTACCGCTCCTACCTGGCCCTCGCCACCGGGCAGGTGCCCTGCATCATCGGCTTGCGGGCCGCCATGTACGCTCCGGTCGAAGGCCCGGCCCTCTTCATGATTCTGGACGATGCGGCCTATCAGAGCGCCGACGGGATGACCCCCTACGCCAACGCCCGCGGCGTCCTCCGCTTGCGGGCGAAAGCCCATCGGGGCGTCTTTCTGAGTTTGGGGCACGCCCGCTCAGCCCGTTCCCAGTGGGAGTGTTCGCCGGAGGCGTGGGAGGCCGCATCCGGCGTCACCGGTCCCATTCAAGCCATCGAACCTGAGCGCCGGGCAGTCGACGCGCGGATGCCCTGGGTGCGCTGGCTTAATCGCCAAGAGCTGGCCAGGCTTGCCGACCCGGCCATCGGCGCCCGCGTCCCCCACACAGCGGTCGCCGTGCTCGTCAAGGCCTTGGAACTCGGTCCCGTCCTCCTTTCCATTCCCCAAGACGGCGTGACCCAGTCCCTCTCTTGCGCTTCCTGCCACCTGCAAGCCCGCTGCCCGCGCTGCGCGGGACCCCTGTCCGCCGCAGGCCGGGGGCGGGCGCCCCGCTGCTCTTGGTGCGGCGAGGCCGCCGTGAACTGGCATTGCAAGACCTGCGGCTGCGAACAGCTGCGGACCGTGCGGGTAGGCGCGGCCGGCACAGCTGCGGAGCTCCGCCTCCTCCTGCGCGGCGTTCCCATCGTCATCTCCACGCCCAACCAGCCCCGGGGCATCGTCGAATCCATCGACCAGCGCCCCCGGCTGGTCATCTCCACGCCCGGGGCTGAGCCAGTCATCACGGCCCCAGGCTCGATTCCGGGGTCGGTCGGCTACCAGGCCGTCGCGATCCTTGACGCTTGGACCTCCCTGTACGCGCTTGGCATTGATGCCCGTTTGGACACGCTGACCGCGTGGATGCGCGTGGTAGCGCTCTGCAAGCCCCGAGCCGAAGGCGGACAGGCTTTAATCCTAGGGGAAAGCGACCCGGCCCTGGCGCAAGCCTTGATCACTTGGCGGCCGGACCTGCTGGCGGCGGCTGAGCTGGATGACCGCTCCCAGGCTGGACTTCCGCCTAAAGTCGCCACGGCGACGGTCTGGGGCGGTCGTGACCCGGTCATGTTCGCCTTGGACGCGATTGGGGCTCTCGCCGGTGGTGACCTGCCTCCGATCCTCGTGGGGAAGGAGGAGGTTCCCGGTCTGATGGGGCCGGTCCCGATACCAGCCGAGTCCAAACTCACGGACCGGGCCCTCGATGGAGTGGGCGACCGGGTGCGCGCCCTGGTGCGCGTGCTGCCCGAGCGTCGTGACGAGTTGGCAGAGCGTCTGCGGACCGCAGTCAGCGCTTTCGCGGCTTCCAGGGGGCGTGGCGAGCTTCGCTTCCGCATGGACCCCAAGGATCTGACCTGA
- the gmk gene encoding guanylate kinase, whose product MGRTVSTRTAGGDQAAQAPDLGDEQGSHARRRLVVLTGPTAVGKGTVEARLRQVHPRVWVSVSATTRAPRPGERDGVNYWFMSEQEFARRQAAGEFLETALVHGMSHYGTPLQPVLDHMAQGVPTILEIDLQGAHRVRQCAEGLGLDVVYVFLAPPSFDDLIKRLDERGTEDAQQRRKRLETARVEMASQGEFDVVIVNDTVEQAADALWRVIAGEYGLD is encoded by the coding sequence ATGGGCAGGACGGTGTCGACGAGGACGGCAGGCGGCGATCAGGCGGCGCAGGCCCCAGACCTGGGGGACGAGCAGGGCTCTCATGCCCGTCGGCGCCTGGTCGTGCTCACCGGCCCCACAGCCGTGGGCAAGGGTACCGTTGAGGCCCGCCTGCGTCAGGTCCATCCGCGGGTTTGGGTTTCGGTGTCCGCCACGACCCGGGCCCCACGCCCTGGTGAGCGTGACGGCGTCAACTACTGGTTCATGAGCGAGCAGGAGTTCGCCCGTCGTCAGGCGGCGGGGGAGTTCCTGGAGACCGCGCTGGTCCACGGCATGTCTCACTACGGCACCCCCTTGCAGCCGGTCCTGGATCACATGGCCCAAGGCGTGCCGACGATTCTGGAGATTGACCTTCAGGGGGCCCACCGCGTCCGCCAATGCGCGGAAGGCCTGGGGCTGGACGTGGTCTACGTCTTCCTGGCGCCCCCCTCCTTCGACGACTTGATCAAGCGCCTGGACGAGCGCGGAACCGAGGACGCCCAACAGCGGCGCAAGCGTTTGGAGACCGCCCGGGTGGAGATGGCCAGTCAGGGCGAGTTCGACGTCGTCATCGTCAATGACACGGTCGAGCAGGCGGCGGACGCCCTGTGGAGGGTCATCGCGGGGGAGTATGGACTGGACTGA
- the carB gene encoding carbamoyl-phosphate synthase large subunit: MPKREDIHSVMVIGSGPIVIGQAAEFDYSGTQACRVLKEEGIRVILVNSNPATIMTDPELADATYIEPIDRDILERIIAKERPDALLPTLGGQTALNAAEELGRAGVLERYGVELIGASLQAIDRGEDRQMFKEVVAAAGAESAKSRIAHSLEEADAAAAELGFPLVVRPSFTMGGLGSGIAHDHEELHRIAGAGIHYSPTNEVLLEEGIEGWKEYELELMRDRKDNVVVVCPIENVDPVGVHTGDSVTVAPVFTLTDREYQRMRDIGIAIIRGVGVETGGCNIQFALNPSNGRIIVIEMNPRVSRSSALASKATGFPIAKIATKLALGYTLDEISNDITRSTPASFEPAIDYVVTKVPRFAFEKFPGADDALTTSMKSVGESMALAGSFQESLGKAMRSVDKRNMGFSWEGERPDRAEVDRLLEAMARPTERRYLYIQRAFWGGASVDEVFQATKIDPWFLEQISQINQLALAVREADFLDDDFMRRAKRAGLSDLQISRLRGMGEQGETVIRELRWNYGIRPVYKTVDTCAAEFDAATPYYYSTYAEESELKPRDREAVIILGSGPNRIGQGVEFDYTCVHAVQELGRDYDTIMVNCNPETVSTDYDVSDRLYFEPLTFEDVLEIYRAELRMGPVKGVIVQLGGQTPLSLAARLKEAGVPILGTSPESIDLAENRELFGQVLEREGLNAPRYGTAMSLVEAQHAAHTIGYPVLVRPSYVLGGRGMEIVYDDAQLGKYVERALSQAQADTVVSGRLPSPLLIDKFLQDAIEIDVDALYDGRELYIGGIMEHVEEAGVHSGDASCTLPPSTLSDKQITRLREATLAIAEGCGVRGLLNVQFAFMANTLYVIEANPRASRTVPFASKATGTALAKAAARIMVGESIADQRARGLLLPSNDGGTSRPGQPVAVKEAVLPFKRFRTPVGKSVDVLLGPEMHSTGEVMGFDRDFPHAFAKSQLAAYQGGLPTSGRVFLSVNDADKRQLPMIASRLHELGFSICATQGTASVLRRYGIDVALVGKISDSPEAREPQDPSLKRLGSNAVELIEQGAIDMVLNTPSTRDSRSDGYLIRAAAVAADLPQFTTATQLSAVLMAIEAVKQGDYQVMSIQEHARLLFELEKEQG; this comes from the coding sequence ATGCCTAAGCGCGAAGACATCCATTCAGTCATGGTCATCGGCTCCGGGCCGATCGTCATCGGCCAGGCCGCGGAGTTCGATTATTCGGGCACCCAGGCCTGCCGGGTCTTGAAGGAGGAGGGCATCCGGGTGATCCTGGTCAACTCCAACCCGGCCACCATCATGACCGACCCTGAACTGGCCGACGCCACCTACATCGAGCCGATCGACCGCGACATCCTGGAGCGGATCATCGCCAAGGAGCGCCCCGACGCCCTCCTGCCCACGCTGGGCGGGCAGACGGCCCTGAACGCCGCGGAGGAGCTGGGGCGCGCCGGGGTCTTGGAGCGCTATGGGGTAGAGCTGATCGGCGCCTCACTCCAGGCCATCGACCGAGGCGAAGATCGGCAGATGTTCAAGGAGGTGGTCGCTGCCGCAGGCGCTGAATCAGCCAAGTCCCGCATAGCCCACAGCCTGGAGGAGGCGGACGCTGCCGCCGCCGAGCTGGGCTTCCCGCTCGTGGTTCGTCCCTCCTTCACGATGGGTGGCCTCGGTTCGGGCATAGCCCACGACCATGAGGAGCTTCATCGGATCGCCGGGGCCGGCATCCACTATTCGCCCACAAACGAGGTCCTGCTGGAGGAGGGCATCGAAGGCTGGAAGGAGTACGAGCTTGAGCTCATGCGCGACCGCAAGGACAACGTGGTCGTCGTCTGCCCAATCGAGAACGTGGACCCTGTAGGGGTGCACACCGGCGACTCCGTGACCGTGGCCCCGGTCTTCACGCTGACCGACCGCGAGTACCAGCGGATGCGGGACATCGGCATCGCGATCATCCGTGGCGTGGGCGTCGAGACCGGAGGCTGCAACATCCAGTTCGCGCTCAACCCGAGCAACGGCCGCATCATCGTCATCGAGATGAACCCGCGCGTCTCCCGTTCATCCGCCCTGGCTTCCAAGGCCACCGGTTTCCCGATCGCCAAGATCGCCACCAAGCTGGCCCTGGGTTACACCCTGGACGAGATCTCCAACGACATCACCCGCTCCACCCCCGCCTCCTTCGAGCCGGCCATCGACTATGTGGTCACCAAGGTGCCCCGCTTCGCCTTCGAGAAGTTCCCTGGCGCCGATGACGCGCTGACCACCTCGATGAAGTCGGTGGGCGAGTCCATGGCCCTGGCCGGTTCCTTCCAGGAGTCCTTGGGCAAGGCCATGCGCTCGGTCGACAAGCGCAACATGGGCTTCTCCTGGGAGGGCGAACGACCCGACCGGGCTGAGGTCGACAGGCTCCTGGAAGCCATGGCCAGGCCTACGGAGCGGCGCTACCTGTATATTCAGAGGGCCTTTTGGGGCGGTGCCAGCGTCGACGAGGTCTTCCAAGCCACGAAAATCGACCCTTGGTTCCTGGAGCAGATCAGCCAGATCAACCAGCTGGCTTTGGCGGTGCGCGAGGCTGACTTCCTGGACGATGACTTCATGCGCCGGGCGAAGAGGGCGGGCCTGTCCGATTTGCAAATCTCCCGCCTGAGGGGGATGGGCGAGCAGGGCGAGACGGTGATCCGTGAACTCCGCTGGAACTACGGGATCCGTCCGGTCTACAAGACCGTGGACACGTGCGCGGCCGAGTTCGACGCAGCCACCCCTTACTACTACTCGACCTATGCCGAGGAGAGCGAGTTGAAGCCCCGCGATCGCGAGGCGGTCATCATCCTGGGTTCGGGGCCCAACCGGATCGGGCAAGGGGTGGAGTTTGACTACACTTGCGTGCACGCGGTCCAGGAGCTGGGCCGGGACTACGACACGATTATGGTCAACTGCAATCCCGAGACCGTTTCGACCGATTACGATGTGTCCGACAGGCTCTACTTCGAACCGCTGACCTTCGAGGACGTGCTGGAGATCTACCGGGCCGAGCTGCGAATGGGTCCGGTCAAGGGGGTCATCGTGCAGCTGGGCGGGCAGACGCCCTTGTCCCTGGCGGCCCGGCTCAAGGAGGCTGGCGTGCCGATCCTGGGCACCAGCCCCGAGTCGATCGACCTGGCGGAGAACCGTGAGCTTTTCGGGCAGGTCTTGGAGCGCGAGGGCCTGAACGCCCCCCGCTACGGCACGGCCATGTCGCTGGTGGAGGCCCAGCACGCGGCCCACACCATTGGCTACCCGGTGCTGGTGCGGCCCTCCTACGTGCTGGGCGGGCGCGGTATGGAGATCGTCTATGACGACGCCCAGCTGGGCAAGTACGTGGAGCGCGCCCTGAGTCAGGCTCAGGCGGATACGGTGGTCTCCGGCCGGCTGCCTTCGCCCTTGCTGATCGATAAATTCCTGCAAGACGCCATCGAGATAGACGTGGATGCCCTTTACGATGGGCGCGAACTCTACATCGGCGGCATCATGGAGCATGTGGAGGAGGCCGGCGTGCACTCGGGCGACGCCTCCTGCACCTTGCCTCCTTCCACGCTTTCGGACAAGCAGATCACCCGCCTGCGCGAGGCCACGCTGGCTATAGCCGAAGGCTGCGGGGTGAGGGGCCTGCTCAACGTGCAGTTCGCTTTCATGGCCAACACCCTGTACGTGATCGAAGCCAATCCGCGCGCCTCGCGGACCGTGCCGTTCGCCTCCAAGGCCACCGGCACGGCCCTGGCCAAGGCCGCGGCCCGGATCATGGTGGGTGAATCGATTGCTGACCAGCGCGCCCGTGGCCTCCTGCTGCCCAGCAATGACGGAGGGACCAGCCGACCTGGGCAGCCGGTGGCGGTCAAGGAGGCGGTCCTGCCCTTCAAGCGCTTCCGCACGCCGGTGGGCAAGAGCGTGGACGTGCTGCTGGGGCCGGAGATGCATTCGACCGGCGAAGTCATGGGCTTCGACCGGGACTTTCCCCACGCCTTCGCCAAGAGCCAGCTGGCCGCCTACCAGGGAGGGCTGCCGACCTCCGGCAGGGTCTTCCTGTCGGTCAACGACGCCGACAAACGCCAGCTGCCGATGATCGCCAGCCGCCTGCACGAGCTGGGCTTCTCCATCTGCGCCACCCAGGGCACTGCTTCAGTCCTGCGCCGATACGGGATCGACGTGGCCTTGGTCGGCAAAATCAGCGACAGCCCCGAGGCCCGCGAGCCCCAGGATCCTTCGCTCAAGCGCCTGGGGAGCAATGCGGTGGAGCTGATTGAGCAGGGCGCGATTGACATGGTGCTGAACACGCCTTCGACCCGGGACTCCCGCTCCGACGGCTACCTGATCCGCGCGGCCGCAGTGGCCGCCGACCTGCCGCAATTCACGACGGCCACCCAGTTGTCGGCCGTTTTGATGGCGATTGAGGCGGTCAAGCAGGGCGACTACCAGGTCATGAGCATCCAGGAGCATGCCCGCCTCCTCTTCGAGTTGGAGAAGGAGCAAGGCTAA